The genomic stretch ACTCTTTTCCATATCTAATCACATCAAAATAGCGCATGCATTCAAAGCCTAGCTCCACGCGTCTTTCGTGGCGAATGGCATTACGTAAAGCAATCTGCTCTGTTGTGACTACATCTGGCAATAAACCTTCTGGAATGTTGCCGTAATCTGTAAGTTTATTGTCATACAAATAACTCTCTCTCGCTCTCTTTCTCACCATATTCAATGGGATAAGAGCCTCTGCACAGCGGTTTAATTCACATAAAGCTTCTGCCTGAATAAGCAAAACTTCGGCATAACGAATCACGGTAAAGTTTAAATCAGCATCACTTTTAGAACTTGTAGGTATTTCAGAGAGTGGTTGTAATGATTTCTTCTGGTTATATCCAGTTGATGACCAGGAAGAACTATAGGGTTCCTCGTCAAACCAAAGCTGACCATCTCTACCTAAAGTGTAATCTAATCGAGGATCATAAATACTATCCGCTGTGAGTTCAAATTCATCCACGAAATCCTGAGTAGGTTCGTCGAAACCATATCCATTTTGCTCTCGAGGTGCTAGCCATTGATTCAATCTGTTTCCTAATACAGGATCATAGCCCGATAAATGCTGAATTTGAAATATTTGCTCTTGATTATTATCATACAACACATTGAAGTTATGCTGATAAATAGGCATTAAAGAAAAGCCATAAGCTATAACACTTTTGCTTGCAGTAACAGCCTCCTCCCATTTTTTATTGAATAAATAGGTCTTTGCTAATAAAGCCTTAACAGCTGCAGGATTAGCCCTGCCACGCTCGCTAGAAGGATATACATCTGGATTTTGTATTAATGCAGTCTCCATGTAATTAAAAGCGGTTATAAAATTAGATTCTATATGATTGTATACCAGCTCTTGACTGATATTTGCAACCTGCATGTCTTCAGGTTCTAAGGGCTCTAAAATGAGGGGGATATTACCAAATATATTACATAGATTAAAATAGAAATAAGCTCTAAGAAAGTGTGCTTCTCCTAATATTCTGTTTTTCAGTG from Lentimicrobium sp. L6 encodes the following:
- a CDS encoding RagB/SusD family nutrient uptake outer membrane protein; its protein translation is MKTFIYTIITLCFLMMTSCNKFLDEKPQGLYTTAEFYQTESHAKLAINACYEPLSFANSDNRLWVLSDVVSDDAVKGGFPGDQADIELIDEFRIFEDNGNLETIWSVYYEGVSRCNMVLKYVPAIDMNVALKNRILGEAHFLRAYFYFNLCNIFGNIPLILEPLEPEDMQVANISQELVYNHIESNFITAFNYMETALIQNPDVYPSSERGRANPAAVKALLAKTYLFNKKWEEAVTASKSVIAYGFSLMPIYQHNFNVLYDNNQEQIFQIQHLSGYDPVLGNRLNQWLAPREQNGYGFDEPTQDFVDEFELTADSIYDPRLDYTLGRDGQLWFDEEPYSSSWSSTGYNQKKSLQPLSEIPTSSKSDADLNFTVIRYAEVLLIQAEALCELNRCAEALIPLNMVRKRARESYLYDNKLTDYGNIPEGLLPDVVTTEQIALRNAIRHERRVELGFECMRYFDVIRYGKEYSESVFSEKDNFVYEIHKVFPIPQSEMETNKNITQNFGY